One segment of Thamnophis elegans isolate rThaEle1 chromosome 16, rThaEle1.pri, whole genome shotgun sequence DNA contains the following:
- the USP50 gene encoding inactive ubiquitin carboxyl-terminal hydrolase 50 isoform X2, whose protein sequence is MASRSTNMPEEFNIYYLLKGAFPWQTSEESMDVSRDDTNPQYQGLTGLRNLGNTCYMNAVIQCLCSVSPLVEYFLSGKYVASLDKENGEIATAFAYLMNDMWLGDFDCVSPEVFRLVIGERYPAFIKKTQQDAQEFLIYVLNELHEALKKTNKKKNQGSSSTAWESRSCLSECSIITRLFEGHLSYDIMCLECQTTTYKTEIFTVLSLPIPYESECSLEECLDCFFQQDVLTWNNQINCSCCGIKTDAAVKASIAKSPKMVIFHLKRFDCQGSYKKKLKTDIYYPLNNLDLSPYIYPLFRKNPKYNLFAVVNHFGDLDGGHYTAFCRHTLSQNWYNFDDSQINEIPESSVQTSAAYLLFYSSQAFSAPVKNQNV, encoded by the exons ATGGCTTCCAGGTCAACAAATATGCCAGAAGAATTCAATATATATTATCTTCT CAAGGGTGCCTTTCCCTGGCAGACTTCGGAGGAGTCTATGGATGTATCCAGAGATGACACAAACCCACAATACCAAGGACTTACCGGCCTGCGTAATTTAGGCAACACATGTTATATGAATGCTGTAATTCAGTGCCTGTGCAGTGTATCCCCGTTGGTGGAATATTTCCTCTCTGGAAAATATGTAGCCTCGTTAGACAA GGAGAATGGAGAGATTGCAACCGCCTTTGCCTACCTGATGAATGATATGTGGCTTGGGGACTTTGACTGCGTCTCTCCCGAGGTCTTTAGATTGGTGATTGGTGAGCGATACCCTGCTTTCATCAAGAAAACCCAGCAGGACGCTCAAGAGTTTCTGATATACGTCTTGAATGAACTACATGAAGCTCTCAAAAAG acgaataagaaaaaaaaccagggaagcTCATCAACTGCTTGGGAATCCAGGAGTTGCCTTAGCGAATGCTCCATTATCACCCGACTTTTCGAAGGACATCTTAGCTATGATATCATGTGTTTGGAATGCCAAACCACTACTTACAAAACGGAGATCTTCACTGTGCTCTCTCTACCAATACCTTATGAATCGGAATGCTCACTCGAG gAATGCCTTGATTGCTTCTTTCAGCAGGACGTGTTGACCTGGAACAACCAGATCAACTGCTCCTGCTGTGGGATAAAAACGGACGCAGCAGTGAAAGCCAGCATAGCCAAGTCGCCCAAGATGGTCATCTTCCACTTAAAGAG ATTTGATTGTCAAGGCAGTTACAAAAAGAAACTTAAAACCGACATCTACTATCCTTTAAATAACCTGGATTTGTCTCCTTATATATATCCACTTTTTCGGAAAAACCCAAAATACAACTTATTTGCTGTAGTG AACCATTTTGGAGATCTGGATGGTGGCCATTATACTGCCTTCTGCAGACACACTCTCAGCCAGAACTGGTACAACTTTGACGATTCCCAGATCAACGAGATCCCAGAATCCTCCGTGCAAACGTCTGCCGCCTACCTTCTGTTTTATAGCAGCCAAGCTTTCTCTGCGCCCGTCAAGAACCAGAATGTGTAG
- the USP50 gene encoding inactive ubiquitin carboxyl-terminal hydrolase 50 isoform X1, whose protein sequence is METLVNKYFCSRWDSKTPLTIVWLWKHSKGAFPWQTSEESMDVSRDDTNPQYQGLTGLRNLGNTCYMNAVIQCLCSVSPLVEYFLSGKYVASLDKENGEIATAFAYLMNDMWLGDFDCVSPEVFRLVIGERYPAFIKKTQQDAQEFLIYVLNELHEALKKTNKKKNQGSSSTAWESRSCLSECSIITRLFEGHLSYDIMCLECQTTTYKTEIFTVLSLPIPYESECSLEECLDCFFQQDVLTWNNQINCSCCGIKTDAAVKASIAKSPKMVIFHLKRFDCQGSYKKKLKTDIYYPLNNLDLSPYIYPLFRKNPKYNLFAVVNHFGDLDGGHYTAFCRHTLSQNWYNFDDSQINEIPESSVQTSAAYLLFYSSQAFSAPVKNQNV, encoded by the exons ATGGAAACtcttgtaaataaatatttttgttcacGCTGGGACTCAAAAACTCCTTTGACGATTGTTTGGCTTTGGAAACACAGCAAGGGTGCCTTTCCCTGGCAGACTTCGGAGGAGTCTATGGATGTATCCAGAGATGACACAAACCCACAATACCAAGGACTTACCGGCCTGCGTAATTTAGGCAACACATGTTATATGAATGCTGTAATTCAGTGCCTGTGCAGTGTATCCCCGTTGGTGGAATATTTCCTCTCTGGAAAATATGTAGCCTCGTTAGACAA GGAGAATGGAGAGATTGCAACCGCCTTTGCCTACCTGATGAATGATATGTGGCTTGGGGACTTTGACTGCGTCTCTCCCGAGGTCTTTAGATTGGTGATTGGTGAGCGATACCCTGCTTTCATCAAGAAAACCCAGCAGGACGCTCAAGAGTTTCTGATATACGTCTTGAATGAACTACATGAAGCTCTCAAAAAG acgaataagaaaaaaaaccagggaagcTCATCAACTGCTTGGGAATCCAGGAGTTGCCTTAGCGAATGCTCCATTATCACCCGACTTTTCGAAGGACATCTTAGCTATGATATCATGTGTTTGGAATGCCAAACCACTACTTACAAAACGGAGATCTTCACTGTGCTCTCTCTACCAATACCTTATGAATCGGAATGCTCACTCGAG gAATGCCTTGATTGCTTCTTTCAGCAGGACGTGTTGACCTGGAACAACCAGATCAACTGCTCCTGCTGTGGGATAAAAACGGACGCAGCAGTGAAAGCCAGCATAGCCAAGTCGCCCAAGATGGTCATCTTCCACTTAAAGAG ATTTGATTGTCAAGGCAGTTACAAAAAGAAACTTAAAACCGACATCTACTATCCTTTAAATAACCTGGATTTGTCTCCTTATATATATCCACTTTTTCGGAAAAACCCAAAATACAACTTATTTGCTGTAGTG AACCATTTTGGAGATCTGGATGGTGGCCATTATACTGCCTTCTGCAGACACACTCTCAGCCAGAACTGGTACAACTTTGACGATTCCCAGATCAACGAGATCCCAGAATCCTCCGTGCAAACGTCTGCCGCCTACCTTCTGTTTTATAGCAGCCAAGCTTTCTCTGCGCCCGTCAAGAACCAGAATGTGTAG